A region of the Pricia mediterranea genome:
TCCTTGGCCGCTTTTTGCCCGATTTCGTATTTATAGCGATCGAACCGAAAATGTACTTCGACCAATTGACCGAGTTTGCCCGAATCGATCACTTGTTTTACGGAAAGGAAATCGCTATCGAACCTTCTATTCTGATAGGGAAGTGCGTGCCTATTGTTTTTTCGGGCCGTTTCAAATAGTTGCTCGGCCTCCGCGGGCGTAACGGTGAAGGGCTTTTCGACCATTACGTGCTTGCCCATTTGAAGTGCCCTGAGTGCAAATTCAAAATGGGTATTGTTCGGCGTATTGACAATGACCAGTTCGATTTCATCGTCCGCCAAAAGCGCGTCCACGGAATCGTAACTTTTTATATCAGGATATTTTTGATCTGCACGTTTCTGCGAACGCTCTACCACCGCCGTAAATTCGAATCCTTTATGGGCATCTACGAAAGGGGAATGAAAGAGTTGGCCGGACATACCGTACGACAGAATTCCTGTTTTTATCTTTTTTTCCATAGTCCAATATACTATATTATGTTTATCCGTTTCGAAACCTTAATCTGACGTGGGGCTGTGAGACTTAGGACCAAGGACTAAAAATCTTGAAAAGACAGCCCAAACTAGCCAATATAAACAGTAGTCACATTTTCTTTTTCGGGGCCCATACTGGTTTTTTTCGCGGGATACCCCTAAAACAAAAGAGAATAACCGAAAATCGGCTACCCTCTTTAGTGTAAGTTGATCGGTACTTAAAGGGCCGCTGCGCCTGCTTCGGCTACTGCCTGATCATTTTCAACGGAGCTTCCGCTAACGCCGATGGCTCCGATGATTTCTTCCGAACCATTTTTGATCGGCACGCCACCCGGAAAGGTGATCAAGCCATTGTTGGAATGTTCGATATTGTACAAAGAACCGCCCGGCTGAGACAACTCGCCGACAGCGCCGGTATTCATATCAAAATAACGGGCCGTTTTTGCTTTCTTGATCGAGATGTCCAAAGAACCCAGCCATGCGCCGTCCATGCGTGCGAAAGCTACTAGATTTGCTCCCGCATCTACGACTGCGATATTCATTTTTGTGTCCAATGACTTGGCTTTTTCTTTTGCCGCTGAAACTATTTTTTCGGCTTGCGCTAATGTAATGTTCATAATGTGTGTTTTAAGAATTAAATAATATGGTATAAGTAATGTACGATTCTTCTCCGTAAATTACGGAAACCTTCCAATAAATAAATCCCTGAGGATTTTAATATACCATTTTAAACTGGTCTTTTGAACTTTGCAACCTATTATCCTTTAACCACGCTCCGGGCTGACATATTCGGACATAAAATCGCGTTTAAGGGCCCACAGGCTCCTTTTCTACGAAAGAGCGATGACTTCCAATTTCGGTTATGCAGGCCCAGTACTTTCCACGTTTTTCTTACGGGGAGGCGTTTTTTCAATTTAATCGTGGATTAGGGCATAAGACTATTCTACCTAACACGCAATACTGTGAACTTTTTCATCGAAC
Encoded here:
- a CDS encoding GlcG/HbpS family heme-binding protein, with the translated sequence MNITLAQAEKIVSAAKEKAKSLDTKMNIAVVDAGANLVAFARMDGAWLGSLDISIKKAKTARYFDMNTGAVGELSQPGGSLYNIEHSNNGLITFPGGVPIKNGSEEIIGAIGVSGSSVENDQAVAEAGAAAL